In Micromonospora inyonensis, the genomic window TCCCAGACCGCCCGGACGGCGTTGACCGAGGTGAAGATCACCCACGCGTACCGGCCGTCGACCAGGCCCTTGACCGCCCGCTCCATCTGGGCGGGGGTACGCGGCGGCTCGACCGCGATGGTCGGCACCTCGCACGGGATCGCCCCGTACGCGCGCAGCCGCGCGCTCATCACGCCGGCCTGCTCCTTGGTCCGGGGGACCAGCACCTTCCAGCCGTACAGCGGGCGGTTCTCCCACCAGCTGAGCCGGTCGCGCTGGCCGACGCTCTCCCCGAGGGTGAGCACGACCCGGCCGGTGAAGCCGAGCGCGGCGGCGACGAAGGAGTCCACGGTCGACGTGGTGGTGTACTGGGTCTCCCCGGTGCCGTCCCCGGTCACCCCGACCGCGGTGGTGCCGTCCACCCCGGCGGCGAGCAGGCCGTCCCGGATCGCGGCGAGGTCGCCCGCGTCCACGGCCAGTGCCAGCGAACCCCGGCCGATGGCGGCGGCGAGTGCCTCGAAGTCCAGCGTGGTGACGTCCTCGACGTCGGCGGAGGTCCGGACGCCCGGCAGCGGCACCCCGGCGTAGGTGGCGACACCCTCGGCCTGACTCACGCCGGGCACCACCTCGAAGTGCGCGGCCGTACGCGCCACCGCCTGCACCTCCTTGACCACCGACTCGTGCCCGAACGGGTCACCGGCGACCAGGTGCACCGCGTTCAGCCCGGAACGGGCCGCCGAGATGAGCACCTTCGCGACGTCACCGGGCGCGCCCTCCGCCGGAGTGAACTGGGCGTCGGAGCGGGCCTGGGCGCGGACGGCGTCGAGCAGCGACTCGGGTACGCCCCGGTCGTACACCACCTGGTCCGCGTCGACCAGGGCGTCGTGCGCCCGACGGGTCAGCAGGCCCGGGTCGCCGGGACCGGCCCCGACGAACGCGATGTGGCCTACGGGCTTACGGGTGCGGGTCATTCTGTGCTCCCAAATTGCTGGGTCCCCGGGCCGGCGTGCTCTGGCTGGCCGAGGATCGAGTCGGCGCCACGGGCGAGGAGTTCGGCGGCGAGTGCCTTGCCGATCTCCGCCGCGTCGGCGGGCGTACCGGTGCGGGACAGCCGGATGTCTCGGGTGCCGTCCGGGCTGATCACCGCCCCGCGCAGGTAGATCTCCTCGCCGGTGTCGCCCTCGGCGACCTCGGCATAAGCGGCGACCGGTGCGGAGCATCCGGCCTCCAGGGTGGCCAGCAACGCCCGTTCCGCGGTCACCGCGGCCCGGGACGGCGCATGGTCGAGTACGGCGAGCAGCTCGACCAGGTCCGAATCGTCGGCCCGGCACTCCACGGCCAGCGCGCCCTGGGCGGGTGCGGGCAGCATGAGCATCGGGTCGAGCGTCTCGGTGATCTCGTCGGTCCGGCCCAGCCGGGCCACCCCGGCACGGGCGAGAACGACCGCGTCGAGATCGGCGTCGGGCCCGAGCACCCGGCTCAGGCGGGTGTCCACGTTGCCGCGGATCGGCACGACGGTCAGCTGCATCCCGAGTGCGTGCAGCTGGGCGATACGGCGCAGCGCGCCGGTTCCGACGGCGGCGCCGGACGGCAGTTCGGCGAGCGTGCGACCGTCACGGGCGACGAGCGCGTCCCGCGGGTCCTGCCGGGGTGGCACCGCCGCGATGTGCAGCCCACCGTACTCACCGGTGGGCAGGTCCTTGTACGAGTGCACGGCGAGGTCGATCTCACCGGCGGTGAGCGCGTCGCGCAGCGCGGAGACGAAGACCCCCACCCCGAGCCGGTGCACCGGCTCCGAGGACCGGTCACCGGTCGTGACGATCTCGACCAGCTCGACCGGGCGGCCGGTCGCGGCGGTGAGCGCGTCGGCGACGTGGCCGGACTGGGCCATCGCCAACGCGCTGCCCCGGGTGCCGAGGCGCAGGGGGGCGGTCATCGCTGTCCTCCGTCGGGAGTGATGTCGGGCACCGTGTCGACCGGGGAGGTCTGCGGCACCTGAAGGTCGAAGAGTTCCCGCAGCAGGGCGGCGTACTGGTCACCGCCGGGTTCGGCGGCGAGCTGCCGGACCCGCACGGTGGGCTGGTGCAACAGGCGCTGCACCACCCGGTGGACCGTCCGGGCCACCTCGGCCCGCTGGTCGTCGGTGAGGTCCGGGCGACGCTGGGCCAGCCGGCTCAGCTCGGCGGCGACCACGTCGTCGGCGCGTCCGCGCAGGGCGGCCACGGTCGGCGCGACGTCCGCCCCGCGCAGCCAGGTCAGGAAGGACTCGACCTCGCCCGCGACGATCCGGTCGACCGCCGCCGCGTCGGTGGCGGCCGGACCGCCGGCCAGCACGGTGCCCATCCGGTCGATGTCGATCACCTCGACCCCGGGCAGCGTGGCGACGCCCGGCCCGACGTCGCGCGGGACGGCCAGGTCGAGCAGGACCAACGGGCCCCGGTCGGGGTCCCGCGCGGCGAGTGCCCGGCGCACCACGGAGTGGGTGAGGACCGGTTCGGTGGCCGCCGTGGCGGCCACTACGATGTCCACTGTGGAGAGCGCGTCGGCCAGCTCGGCCATCGGAACAGCGCTGGCCCCGTACGACTCGGCCAGCCGCACGGCGCGGTCGGCCCCCCGGTTGGTCACGGTCAGTGGCCCGGCACCGAGCCGGGAGAGGGTGGCCACGCTGAGCGCGCCCATCGCGCCGGCGCCCACGATCAGTGCCGGCCGACCCGCCAGGGTGCCGTCGAGCTGCTCGGCGGCCAGGTTCAACGCGGCGCTGACCACGCTCTGGCCGGCCCGGTCGATCCCGGTCTCGGCGTGAGCGCGCTTACCCACCCGCAGTGCCTGCTGCATCAGCTCGTGGAGCAGCCGGCCGGCCGAGTCGGCGCCGGCCGCCCAGTGGTAGGCGTCCCGGAGCTGCCCCAAGATCTGCGCCTCGCCGACGACCATGGAGTCCAGCCCGGCGGCGACCCGGAAGACGTGGTCGACCGCGGCGGCGTCGTAGTGCACGTAGAGGTGGTTGGCGAGGGCGGCGGGCGGCGCGCCGGCCTGCTCGGCGAGGACCGCGCAGATGTCGCCGAGACCACCGTGGAAGCCGGAGACGGCGGCGTACACCTCCACCCGGTTACAGGTGGAGACGAGCACCGCCTCACTGACGTACGGCTGGGCGACCAGGCGGTCCAGGGTCCGGGTGAGTTCGGCCGGGGCCACCGCCAACTGCTCCAGCACAGCGACCGGAGCGGTGCGGTAGGACGCGCCGACGGCGAGCAGTTTCACGTGCCGATCGCCTCCTGGGGGTCGGTGGTGGCGCCGCGGCCGGCGAGCGTGCTGAGGGCGGACGGGCCGGTACCCGGCAGGGCGGTGAGCGACGCCTTACGATGCTCGTGGAAGGACAGGATCTGCAACTCGATGGCGAGATCGACCTTGCGCACGTCGACCCCGTCGGGCACCGCCAGGACACACGGCGCGAAGTTCAGGATGCTCGTCACGCCGACCGCGACGAGCTGGTCGGCCACCGCCTGGGCGGCGCCGGCCGGGGTGGCGATGACGCCGATGGCCAGCTGTTCCTCGACCGCGACCCGGGGCAGTTCGTCGATGTGCCGCACGACCAGCCCGTTGATCTCCTCGCCGACCCGGCCCGGGTCGGCGTCGAAGAGGGCGGCGATCCGGAAGCTGCGGCTGGCGAAGCCGGCGTAGCCGGCCAGGGCGTGACCGAGATTACCGACGCCGACCAGGGCGACCGCCCGCCGCTGGGTGAGCCCGAGCACCGACTCGATCTGGTCGATCAGCAGCCCGACGTCGTAGCCGACGCCCCGGGTGCCGTACGACCCGAGGTGGGAGAGGTCCTTGCGGAGCTTGGCGGAGTTGACCCCGGCGGCGGCGGCGAGCCCCTCGCTGGAGACCGTTTCGTGACCGGTTTCGGCGAGGTGATGGAGGGCACGGAGATACTCAGGGAGCCGCGCGACGGTCGCTTCCGGCAGATCCGGAAGCGCCGGTACGGCACCGGCGCGGCCGGGCGCGCCTGGGTGACGGTGCTGACTCATGAGACTCCGTGCGGTGCGATCCTGGACCAGCTCCGCTCGCCGGCCGTTTCGGGACTCCCGCTGGCGACCGATCTTGCCGGCTGTGCTAGCAGGGCGCGTCGGAACTACAGAGTAGGCGCTTGTGAAGACGTGCACAAATCGCGATCTTGCGAATGCACGACGCGACAACACCAGGCCCTCCGTTTCGCACCCGCCATTGAGCGGGCACCGCGACACCGCGTCGCGATTATTGCTTAATTACGACTTGTCTGACCAATTACGCCGGTCGCGCCCGCCGTGTCCTTCGAGGTAGGGCCAGCCCCACCTCCGGTAGGGCGGTGTACGGGATGGGTCGGCACCCCCCGGCGCACCTAGCCTCGACCCATGACCACGGCCAATCCCGCGCCCTCCGTGACGGCCCGCACCCCGGGCCTTCCCCGACGTCTTCTCACCGATTCCGGATACGTCCTGCTCGGTCTGCCGCTCGCGGTGGCCAGCTTCGTGGTGCTGCTGGTGGGGTTCGTGTTGGGTCTGGGGCTGCTGGTGCTGGTGGTCGGCCTGCCGGTCCTCACCGGGACCCTCTACGCGGCCCGGGGCCTGGCCGACATCGAGCGGCTGCGACTGGCCGCCGTCCGCCGGCAGCCCCGGATCCGGCCGCGCTACCGGCTCCCGGAACCCGGCGCGACCGCCTGGCGGCGGATCTTCCTGCCGATGCGCGACGTCCAGTCCTGGCTCGACCTCGCCCACGGCATCCTCCGGCTCCCCGTGGCGATCGTCACCTTCGTGCTGACCCTGGTCTGGTGGGCGGTGGCCGCCACGGGTGTCCTCTACTGGACGTACGACTGGGCCATCCCCCGCGCCCCGGGCGACACCAACCTGAACGAGCTGATCGGTCTCGGCGACACCACCGCGATCCGGATCGGCCTGCACACCGCCATCGGGCTGTTCTTCCTGCTCACCCTGCCGGTCGTGGTGCGGGGTTGCGCGCTGCTCCAGGCCGGCTTCGGCCGGGCCATGCTGACCGGGGTGGCCGAGATGCGGGATCGGATCACCGTGCTGGAGGAGCAGAAGCGGGCCGCGGCCTCGGCCGAGGCGACGGCACTGCGCCGGCTGGAACGGGACATCCACGACGGCCCACAGCAGCGGCTGGTACGACTGGCCATGGACCTCGGCCGGGCCCGGCAGCAGCTCGCCAACGACCCGGAGGCGGCCGGTCGCACCCTGGACGAGGCCCTCGACCAGACCCGGGAGACCCTGGCCGAGCTGCGCGGCCTGTCCCGGGGCATCGCCCCGCCGATCCTGGTGGACCGGGGGCTGCCCGCCGCCCTGGCCGCCCTGGCCGGACGCGGACTGGTCCCGATCGAGCTGCGGGTCGACCCGGACCTCGGCACCCCGGACGGTCGGCCCGAGCCGGCGGTGGAGCACGCCGCCTACTTCGTCGTCGCCGAGGCGCTGACCAACGTGGCCAAGCACGCCCGCGCCAGCGAGTGCCGGGTGACCGTCGGCCGGCAGGAGGGGCACCTGGGGATCAGCGTGGCCGACGACGGGCAGGGCGGCGCGCACCTGGCCAAGGGACACGGCCTGGCCGGCATCGCCGACCGGGTCCGGGCCGGCGGGGGCACCCTGGCGGTGACCAGTCCGGCCGGCGGCCCGACCGAGGTCCACGCGCTCCTCCCGGAATGACCGCCGGAGCGGCGACCGGGGTTCGACTGCCGTGAGGCGGCCACGGCCCGACGGCCGTCGACGTGGTAGACATTCCGACCATGCGGGTGGTGATCGCCGATGACGCCGTACTGCTCCGGGAGGGGCTGATCCGGCTGGTGACCGAGAACGGCCATCAGGTGGTGGCCGCGGTCGGGGACGGCGACGCGCTCGTGGAGGCGGTGGTGACGCACCGGCCCGACGTCTCGATCGTCGACGTCCGGATGCCGCCGTCCCACACCGACGAGGGGCTACGGGCGGCGGTGACCGCCCGTCGGCTCGTGCCGCGTACCCCGATCCTGGTGCTCTCCCAGTACGTCGAGGTGTCGTACGCCGACGACCTGCTCGCCACCACCGGCGGTGCCGGCGGCGGGATCGGCTACCTGCTCAAGGACCGGGTCGCCGCGATCGACGAGTTCCTGGACGCGCTCGCCCGGGTGGCCGCCGGTGGCACCGTGCTGGACCCGGAAGTGGTGGCGCAACTGCTGGTCCGGCGGCGGCGCGACGACCCGCTGCGTGAGCTGACCCCGCGCGAACGCGAGGTGCTGGCCCTGATGGCCGAGGGACGCTCGAACACCGCCATCGCCCGGACGCTGGTGGTCAGCGACGGCGCGGTGGAGAAGCACGTCCGCAACATCTTCACCAAGCTGGACCTGCCCCCGGACACACACCACCTGCACCGCCGGGTCCAGGCCGTCCTCACCTACCTCCGCACCTGACCCCGACCCGACCGGAACGGGTCAGGGCAGGGTGGCCGCCAGGTGGACGGCCTGGGTGAGGGTGTCGGCCACCGGGTGCCGCGAGGCGCGCAGGCGGGCCGGGTCGGTGAAGCCGCCGGTGTAGAGGACGGCCCGCGCGCCGACCGCCTCGGCCGCGTCGGCGTCGTCCAGCGAGTCCCCGATCAGCACCACCGAACCGCCGTCGACACCCAGCTCGTCGAGGTGCCGCGCGAGCGACTCCGCCTTACGGTCGCCGCCGACCTGGGCCCGCAGCCCGTCCACCCGGCTGAAGTGCCCGGCCAGCCCGTAGGTGTGGACGGTCGGCACCAGCTCCTCGTGGAACCACATGGAGAGCAGCGACTGGCCGCCGGGCCAGGCGGCGATCGCGGAGCGGGCGTCCGCAGCCAGGTCGCAGGTGGTCAGGCCGACCCGGTACGCGTCGTGGAAGACCCGGTCCAGCCGGCCGAACGCCTCGTCGTCGACGGCCTGCCCGAGCATCTCGGCGTAGTAGTCGGCGATCGGGCGGCGGAAGCGCACCCGGTGCTCGTCGGCGCTGACCGCCGGCCCGCCGACGCTGGCGAACGCCGCGTTGGTGCAGGCCACCACGAGGCTGAGGTCGTCGAGCAGGGTGCCGTTCCAGTCCCACACCAGGTGGGGGCGAGCAGGGGTCATCCGGCCACGATAGTCAGCACCGCGCCGTGGTGGGCCACCCGGCGGCGGTCAGAGCCGACCGGTGGTGAGGTCGCGCAGCAGCCGCTCCTCCTCGACCCGCCAGTAGCCGTGCTCCCGGCCGTCGAGGAGCACCACCGGCAGCCGGTCGCCGTACTCACGCTCCAGTTCCAGGTCCCCGGTGACGTCGCGTTCGGTCCACCGGTCACCGGTGACCCCGACCACCCGGGCGAGCGCTTCGCGGGCGTCGTCGCAGAGGTGGCAGCCGGGTCGGGTGATCAGGGTGAGCCGGGCGTCAGTGGACATCGGAACCTCCGTGGGCGTCACCGGCGGCGGACGGCCGGAGCAGGGTCTTGCGCACCTTGCCGATCGCCGAGTGCGGCAACGCGTCGACGAACTCGACCGACGTCGGGCACTTGAACCGGGCCAGGTGCCGGGCACAGTGGGTGAGCAACTCCCCGGCGTCCACCGTACCGGCCGCCCTCGGCACCACGTACGCCCGGACGGTCTCGCCGGTGCGCGGGTGCGGCACGCCCAGCACCGCCGACTCCGCCACCGCCGGATGGGCCTGGAGCACCAGTTCCACCTCGTGCGGGTACACGTTGAAGCCGTTGACCAGGATCACCTCGCGCAGGCGGTCCACCAGGAAGAGGTCGCCGTCGGCGTCGGCGTAGGCGACGTCCCCGGTGGCCCACCAGCCGTCCGGGTCCGGTCCGCCGCGTCCGTCCGGCCAGTAGCCGGCGAAGAGGTTCTCGCCCCGGACCACGATCTGGCCCGGGTCGGTGCCGGGCGAGGAGACCTCGAGGTCCATCTCGTCGGCGTCCTCCTCCGGCGGGGACACGCCGTCACGCCACAGGTCCGTCCCGTCCGGCGCGACCAGGCGCAGCCCGACACCGGGCAACGCCCGCCCGATCGAGCCGGGCTTCGGTGCCCCGGCGACCAGGGTCGAGGTGAGCACCGGGGCGGTCTCGGTGAGGCCGTACCCGACGTGCACCGGCCGATCGGCGACCGCCGCGAAGCGCGCCGCGACCGCCGGCTCCAGCGGCGCCGCACCACAGACCGCGGCCCGGACCGACGCCATCGCCGTCGCGACCGTCCCGCCCGCCTCCGCCCACGCCTGGAACATCGACGGTACGCCGACCAGCACGCTCACCCGGTGCCGGGCGATCTCGTCGAGCGCCCCGACGGTGGTGAACTCGTCGACGAGCACACCGGTGGCCCCGTGGTGCACGACCGACCCGAGCCCGGTGTTCAGCCCGTACGCGTGGAACAGCGGCAGGGCCAGCAGCACCGTGTCGTCCGGCCCGACCACCGGCGGGGTGAGCCGGTCGACCTGCTCGTGGTTGGCGGCCAGCGCGCGGTGCGACAGCATGGCCCCCTTGGGCCGACCCTCCGTGCCGGAGGTGTAGAGCAGGACGGCGAGGTCGTCCCCGCCCCGGGTGGACGCCACCGGCCCGGTCGCCCCGGTCGGCAGGGTGGTGTGCACGGCGGTGAGGGCGGGCAGTTCCGCCGCGATCCCGGCGACCAGCTCGACCACGGCCGAGGTGCCGACCAGCACGGTGGCGCCGGAGTCGGCCAGCACGTGACGCAGTTCGGGGCCGGTGAGCCCGGGGTTGAGCGGCACGGCGACCAGCCCCGCGCGGAGCGCGCCGAGATAGCCGAGCACGAAGTCCGGGGAGTTGGGCAGGGCGAGGGCGACCCGGGCCGGCGGCTGGCCGGAGGCCGGGTCGGTCGCCGGGACGGCCCGGGTGAGCGCGCGGGCCACCCCGTCCACTGCCGCGTCCAGTTCGGACCAGGTCAGGGTCTGGTCGCGCCAGTGCAGCGCGACCCGGTCGGGACGACGGTCGGCCGCCCGGCGTACCCGGTCGGCGAGGTTCGGCGCGGAGCTTCCCGCTGTCTGCTGCTGCACGGTCGCTGAGTCTGGCACAGTGGGCGGGTGGCAGACCATGCCCATCGATCGGTCGGCCGGCGAGCGGGGTGCGCCACGCCGACGGCAGGCCAGCTACCAGCGGTTTTTCGCTAACCACCTTCCTGGACGAAAGTCAACCGGCTCCAACGCACAACGGGTCCGACACCGGTATGACGAGGCGGGAAATACTTCGGCTCTGTGTAACGGACTTGCCACACATGGGTGACGTTGGCCCTATCATCACTCGGGTCGACTCACCCCATTTGCCGTGAGTCGACACCCCTCAGCCCGAGGAGGCCGCCGTGCCTGTGACCGTATTGGACCAGCGCCCCACCGGGGTCGGCCGTCAGCCGACAGCGCCCGGACCAGCGCCGACCGTCCGAACCGGAGGCGAAAACGCCTCGCCGACCCCGCAGCGGGCCGGACGGACGGTGCCCCCCGGCGGGAGGGAGGCCCGGTGACCACGTTCGGTTACGCCGAGCAACCGACGGGACTGGCCCCGCTACGCCGCGTCGACGACACCTGGGGTCTCGGGGAGGGCGACGACGGAACCGCCAGACGGACGCGCAACCGACCCCACCCGAACGAACCCCCCTCCCGCCCCGCACCGCCCGGCGGCAACGCGAAGTCGACCGGGGGCCGGGTAGCCGTGCCGGCCCGGCCGAGTATGCCGGCACAGGGCCGCCGGCCCGGCGACGAGGCGGACCCGGCCGCCGCCGAGACCGCGGTCATGCCGGCGGTCCCGGCCGCCACCGCGCCGCCCGAGCCGCCGGCCGTCCCGCCGAGCCGTCCGGACCCGTCCGATCCGGCGACCGAGGTCTGGTCGCTGGTGGAGCGGGCCAAGGCCGGCGAGCCGGAGGCGTTCGGACTGCTCTACGACCGGTACGTCGACACCGTCTTCCGGTTCGTCTACTTCCGGGTCGGCAACCGCCAGCTCGCCGAGGACCTCACCTCCGACACGTTCCTGCGGGCACTCAAGCGGATCGGCAGCTTCACCTGGCAGGGGCGGGATCTCGGCGCCTGGCTGGTGACGATCGCCCGGAACCTGGTCGCCGACCACTTCAAGTCCGGCCGGTACCGGCTGGAGGTGACCACCGGCGACGTCATGGACGCCGACCGCGAGGACCGGGGCCCCGAGGGGAGCCCGGAGGCGGCCGTGGTCGAGCACATCACCAACGTGGCCCTGCTGACCGCCGTCAAGCAGCTCAACCCGGAGCAGCAGGAGTGCATCGTGCTCCGGTTCCTCCAGGGGTTCTCGGTCGCGGAGACGGCGAGGGCGATGGGCAAGAACGAGGGCGCCATCAAGGCCCTCCAGTACCGCGCGGTACGCGCCCTGGCCCGCCTGCTGCCGGACGGCTTCCAGCCCTAGCCCCGCCGCCACGTCTGCACCGGCGGGTTCACACCTGCCGGAAGACAGTGATGGCCATCACTCCTCTCCATTCCGGGTGCCCAGCCCCGTAACCACGGCCCGGTACCGACCGTTTCTCCCGGTGCGACCGGTGTTCGCCTCGGCAGGCTCCCAGTTGGGACCACACCGGCCGGACGACCGTGACCAGTGAGAGGAGTGCCTGCGGTGGACAGCAACCTCTTCTCCCGTCGGCGTGCCGAGCGTTTCGCACAACTGCTCGACGAGGCCAACGGCGGCCGCCGGCACCACGTACGCTCCCGGGTCGACGACCGCCTGGGCGACCTGGTCGGTCTCGGCCGACAGCTCGGTGCCGCCGCCCCGCCGGTCGAGGTGGACGCGGACTTCCGTACCGGGCTACGGGCGATGCTGGTGGCCACCGTGGAACGTGAGGGCGTCGGCACCACGGCCGCCCCGACGGCCGGGGCCGGACCGGCCGGTCGGCGGACGGCCGCCGGGCCGTCCCCGCGCGGTCCGCTCCTGCCCCCGGTCACCGCCCGCCGGGCCCGCGCCCGGGGTGCCATCCTGGTCGGGGTCGCCGTCGGTGCCGTGGCCGTCTCGGGCATCTCGGCGGCGAGCGAGAACGCCGTCCCCGGCGACGCCCTGTACGGCATGAAACGGTCCACCGAACGGGCCCAGCTCGCCC contains:
- a CDS encoding uroporphyrinogen-III synthase; the protein is MTRTRKPVGHIAFVGAGPGDPGLLTRRAHDALVDADQVVYDRGVPESLLDAVRAQARSDAQFTPAEGAPGDVAKVLISAARSGLNAVHLVAGDPFGHESVVKEVQAVARTAAHFEVVPGVSQAEGVATYAGVPLPGVRTSADVEDVTTLDFEALAAAIGRGSLALAVDAGDLAAIRDGLLAAGVDGTTAVGVTGDGTGETQYTTTSTVDSFVAAALGFTGRVVLTLGESVGQRDRLSWWENRPLYGWKVLVPRTKEQAGVMSARLRAYGAIPCEVPTIAVEPPRTPAQMERAVKGLVDGRYAWVIFTSVNAVRAVWEKFAEHGLDARHFGGVKIACIGEATADAVRAFGIQPELVPAGEQSSEGLLAEFSPHDEILDPVGRVLLPRADIATETLAAGLTERGWEVDDVTAYRTVRAAPPPAEIRDAIKSGGFDAVLFTSSSTVRNLVGIAGKPHARTVVAVIGPKTAETATEFGLRVDVQPAHASVPDLVEALATYAVELREKLAAMPAKQRRGSKVQGPTALRFR
- the hemC gene encoding hydroxymethylbilane synthase is translated as MTAPLRLGTRGSALAMAQSGHVADALTAATGRPVELVEIVTTGDRSSEPVHRLGVGVFVSALRDALTAGEIDLAVHSYKDLPTGEYGGLHIAAVPPRQDPRDALVARDGRTLAELPSGAAVGTGALRRIAQLHALGMQLTVVPIRGNVDTRLSRVLGPDADLDAVVLARAGVARLGRTDEITETLDPMLMLPAPAQGALAVECRADDSDLVELLAVLDHAPSRAAVTAERALLATLEAGCSAPVAAYAEVAEGDTGEEIYLRGAVISPDGTRDIRLSRTGTPADAAEIGKALAAELLARGADSILGQPEHAGPGTQQFGSTE
- a CDS encoding glutamyl-tRNA reductase, coding for MKLLAVGASYRTAPVAVLEQLAVAPAELTRTLDRLVAQPYVSEAVLVSTCNRVEVYAAVSGFHGGLGDICAVLAEQAGAPPAALANHLYVHYDAAAVDHVFRVAAGLDSMVVGEAQILGQLRDAYHWAAGADSAGRLLHELMQQALRVGKRAHAETGIDRAGQSVVSAALNLAAEQLDGTLAGRPALIVGAGAMGALSVATLSRLGAGPLTVTNRGADRAVRLAESYGASAVPMAELADALSTVDIVVAATAATEPVLTHSVVRRALAARDPDRGPLVLLDLAVPRDVGPGVATLPGVEVIDIDRMGTVLAGGPAATDAAAVDRIVAGEVESFLTWLRGADVAPTVAALRGRADDVVAAELSRLAQRRPDLTDDQRAEVARTVHRVVQRLLHQPTVRVRQLAAEPGGDQYAALLRELFDLQVPQTSPVDTVPDITPDGGQR
- a CDS encoding redox-sensing transcriptional repressor Rex — encoded protein: MSQHRHPGAPGRAGAVPALPDLPEATVARLPEYLRALHHLAETGHETVSSEGLAAAAGVNSAKLRKDLSHLGSYGTRGVGYDVGLLIDQIESVLGLTQRRAVALVGVGNLGHALAGYAGFASRSFRIAALFDADPGRVGEEINGLVVRHIDELPRVAVEEQLAIGVIATPAGAAQAVADQLVAVGVTSILNFAPCVLAVPDGVDVRKVDLAIELQILSFHEHRKASLTALPGTGPSALSTLAGRGATTDPQEAIGT
- a CDS encoding sensor histidine kinase, whose protein sequence is MTTANPAPSVTARTPGLPRRLLTDSGYVLLGLPLAVASFVVLLVGFVLGLGLLVLVVGLPVLTGTLYAARGLADIERLRLAAVRRQPRIRPRYRLPEPGATAWRRIFLPMRDVQSWLDLAHGILRLPVAIVTFVLTLVWWAVAATGVLYWTYDWAIPRAPGDTNLNELIGLGDTTAIRIGLHTAIGLFFLLTLPVVVRGCALLQAGFGRAMLTGVAEMRDRITVLEEQKRAAASAEATALRRLERDIHDGPQQRLVRLAMDLGRARQQLANDPEAAGRTLDEALDQTRETLAELRGLSRGIAPPILVDRGLPAALAALAGRGLVPIELRVDPDLGTPDGRPEPAVEHAAYFVVAEALTNVAKHARASECRVTVGRQEGHLGISVADDGQGGAHLAKGHGLAGIADRVRAGGGTLAVTSPAGGPTEVHALLPE
- a CDS encoding response regulator transcription factor, which encodes MRVVIADDAVLLREGLIRLVTENGHQVVAAVGDGDALVEAVVTHRPDVSIVDVRMPPSHTDEGLRAAVTARRLVPRTPILVLSQYVEVSYADDLLATTGGAGGGIGYLLKDRVAAIDEFLDALARVAAGGTVLDPEVVAQLLVRRRRDDPLRELTPREREVLALMAEGRSNTAIARTLVVSDGAVEKHVRNIFTKLDLPPDTHHLHRRVQAVLTYLRT
- a CDS encoding HAD family hydrolase, producing MTPARPHLVWDWNGTLLDDLSLVVACTNAAFASVGGPAVSADEHRVRFRRPIADYYAEMLGQAVDDEAFGRLDRVFHDAYRVGLTTCDLAADARSAIAAWPGGQSLLSMWFHEELVPTVHTYGLAGHFSRVDGLRAQVGGDRKAESLARHLDELGVDGGSVVLIGDSLDDADAAEAVGARAVLYTGGFTDPARLRASRHPVADTLTQAVHLAATLP
- a CDS encoding glutaredoxin family protein, which gives rise to MSTDARLTLITRPGCHLCDDAREALARVVGVTGDRWTERDVTGDLELEREYGDRLPVVLLDGREHGYWRVEEERLLRDLTTGRL
- a CDS encoding AMP-binding protein → MGMVCHPPTVPDSATVQQQTAGSSAPNLADRVRRAADRRPDRVALHWRDQTLTWSELDAAVDGVARALTRAVPATDPASGQPPARVALALPNSPDFVLGYLGALRAGLVAVPLNPGLTGPELRHVLADSGATVLVGTSAVVELVAGIAAELPALTAVHTTLPTGATGPVASTRGGDDLAVLLYTSGTEGRPKGAMLSHRALAANHEQVDRLTPPVVGPDDTVLLALPLFHAYGLNTGLGSVVHHGATGVLVDEFTTVGALDEIARHRVSVLVGVPSMFQAWAEAGGTVATAMASVRAAVCGAAPLEPAVAARFAAVADRPVHVGYGLTETAPVLTSTLVAGAPKPGSIGRALPGVGLRLVAPDGTDLWRDGVSPPEEDADEMDLEVSSPGTDPGQIVVRGENLFAGYWPDGRGGPDPDGWWATGDVAYADADGDLFLVDRLREVILVNGFNVYPHEVELVLQAHPAVAESAVLGVPHPRTGETVRAYVVPRAAGTVDAGELLTHCARHLARFKCPTSVEFVDALPHSAIGKVRKTLLRPSAAGDAHGGSDVH
- a CDS encoding ECF subfamily RNA polymerase sigma factor, BldN family, with amino-acid sequence MTTFGYAEQPTGLAPLRRVDDTWGLGEGDDGTARRTRNRPHPNEPPSRPAPPGGNAKSTGGRVAVPARPSMPAQGRRPGDEADPAAAETAVMPAVPAATAPPEPPAVPPSRPDPSDPATEVWSLVERAKAGEPEAFGLLYDRYVDTVFRFVYFRVGNRQLAEDLTSDTFLRALKRIGSFTWQGRDLGAWLVTIARNLVADHFKSGRYRLEVTTGDVMDADREDRGPEGSPEAAVVEHITNVALLTAVKQLNPEQQECIVLRFLQGFSVAETARAMGKNEGAIKALQYRAVRALARLLPDGFQP
- a CDS encoding DUF5667 domain-containing protein, translated to MDSNLFSRRRAERFAQLLDEANGGRRHHVRSRVDDRLGDLVGLGRQLGAAAPPVEVDADFRTGLRAMLVATVEREGVGTTAAPTAGAGPAGRRTAAGPSPRGPLLPPVTARRARARGAILVGVAVGAVAVSGISAASENAVPGDALYGMKRSTERAQLALASSDLGRGQLFLDFARTRLAEASEVRGDRAAFEAILDDMDEDTRQGVQLLTSTAVQRTDAAGLDAVDTFVTGQRRAVAALLDGASRAERDRTRRSLTLLDAAGQRADALRAALTCGAPQTGTTDALGPTAGSCPTDR